In one window of Planctomycetota bacterium DNA:
- the gndA gene encoding NADP-dependent phosphogluconate dehydrogenase — MARQQIGLAGLAVMGQNLVLNMESKGFSVAVFNRTGSKTKAFVEGPAAGKNIHATYDPKGFCAALQKPRKVMMMVKAGPAVDAMIEQFLPYLDEGDLLIDGGNSFFPDTERRVQELAKQGILYIGTGVSGGEEGALKGPSIMPGGSEEAYALVREIFETCAAQVDGPCCTSIGPRGAGHYVKMVHNGIEYGIMQCIAEVYDIMRSVLGMKADEMSRVFTEWNAAELGGYLMEITVVNLATKDPDTGKPLVDLILDQAGQKGTGKWASQNALDLGVAVPTIDMAVEGRILSASKQERVAASKILKGPAAKPSADKAALLKALRDALHVAVVACYAQGFALMREASKEYQYSLKFPEIARIWKGGCIIRSKLLDPITAAYRRKPDLANLLVDGFFAAIVNEKTAALRTVVCEAVRAGVPVLGLASALSYIDAYRTACLPQNLTQAQRDYFGAHTYQRVDKEGTFHTQWAEP, encoded by the coding sequence TGTCGAGGGCCCCGCCGCCGGCAAGAACATCCACGCCACCTACGACCCGAAGGGGTTCTGCGCGGCCCTCCAGAAGCCCCGCAAGGTCATGATGATGGTCAAAGCGGGCCCGGCGGTCGACGCTATGATCGAGCAGTTCCTCCCCTACCTGGACGAGGGCGACCTCCTGATTGACGGCGGCAACTCGTTTTTCCCGGACACCGAGCGCCGGGTCCAGGAACTCGCGAAGCAGGGCATCCTTTACATCGGCACGGGCGTCTCCGGCGGCGAGGAAGGCGCCCTGAAAGGGCCCTCGATTATGCCGGGCGGCTCCGAAGAGGCCTACGCCCTGGTCCGCGAGATCTTCGAAACGTGCGCCGCCCAGGTCGATGGCCCCTGCTGCACCTCCATCGGCCCGCGCGGCGCCGGACACTACGTCAAGATGGTCCACAACGGCATCGAGTACGGCATCATGCAGTGCATTGCCGAGGTGTACGACATCATGCGGTCGGTCCTCGGCATGAAGGCCGACGAGATGAGCAGGGTCTTCACCGAGTGGAACGCCGCCGAACTGGGCGGCTACCTGATGGAGATCACCGTCGTCAACCTCGCGACGAAGGATCCCGACACCGGCAAGCCCCTCGTGGACCTCATCCTCGACCAGGCCGGCCAGAAAGGCACCGGCAAGTGGGCCAGCCAGAACGCGCTGGACCTCGGCGTCGCCGTCCCGACGATCGACATGGCCGTCGAGGGCCGCATCCTCTCGGCCTCCAAGCAGGAGCGCGTCGCGGCGTCCAAGATTCTGAAAGGGCCGGCGGCCAAGCCCTCGGCCGACAAGGCGGCGCTCCTGAAGGCCCTCCGCGACGCCCTCCATGTCGCCGTCGTCGCCTGCTACGCGCAAGGCTTCGCCCTCATGCGTGAGGCGTCTAAGGAATACCAGTACAGCCTGAAGTTCCCCGAGATTGCGCGGATCTGGAAAGGCGGCTGCATCATCCGTTCCAAACTCCTCGACCCGATCACCGCGGCCTACCGCAGGAAGCCGGACCTCGCGAATCTCCTCGTGGACGGCTTCTTTGCGGCGATCGTGAACGAGAAGACCGCCGCCCTGCGGACTGTCGTCTGCGAGGCCGTTCGCGCCGGCGTCCCGGTCCTGGGCCTCGCCTCGGCCCTCAGTTACATCGACGCGTACCGCACCGCGTGCCTGCCCCAGAACCTGACGCAGGCCCAGCGGGACTACTTCGGCGCCCATACCTACCAGCGAGTGGACAAGGAAGGCACGTTCCACACGCAATGGGCGGAACCCTAG